Proteins from one Strix aluco isolate bStrAlu1 chromosome 10, bStrAlu1.hap1, whole genome shotgun sequence genomic window:
- the PSMD10 gene encoding 26S proteasome non-ATPase regulatory subunit 10, with amino-acid sequence MGDAVSDVGVCNLAYTGCLEELRAQLLRDRALATKADQDNRTALHWACSAGHTDVADLLLGLGVPVGDKDDAGWTPLHIAASAGRDEIVKALIARGAHVNAVNQNGCTPLHYAASKNKQEIAIMLLENGADPDATDHFESTPLHRAAAKGNLKMVQILLQHNASVNIRDSEGNTPLHLACDEERVEEAKLLVSHGASIHIENKEELTPLKVAKGGLGAILKRMVEG; translated from the exons ATGGGGGATGCGGTGTCGGACGTGGGGGTCTGTAACCTGGCCTACACCGGGTGCCTGGAGGAGCTCCGGGCTCAGCTGCTGCGCGACAGGGCCCTGGCCACCAAGGCCGACCAG gACAACCGGACCGCGCTGCACTGGGCCTGCTCGGCGGGACACACGGATGTCGCCGACCTCCTCCTCGGCCTCGGCGTGCCTGTGGGCGACAAGGACGAT GCTGGTTGGACTCCCTTACATATTGCTGCTTCAGCAGGCCGAGATGAAATTGTGAAAGCCCTCATTGCCAGGGGTGCTCATGTAAATGCTGTCAATCAGAACGGCTGTACGCCCCTGCATTATGCAGCCTCCAAAAATAAGCAGGAG ATTGCAATCATGCTTTTAGAGAACGGAGCTGATCCAGATGCAACAGATCATTTTGAATCCACCCCATTACACAGAGCAGCAGCCAAAGGAAACCTAAAAATGGTACAGATCCTTCTGCAGCACAATGCATCTGTTAATATACGGGACTCTGAAGGGAATACTCCTCt TCATTTAGCCTGCGATGAAGAGAGAGTGGAGGAGGCAAAGCTCCTGGTGTCTCACGGTGCAAGTATTCACATTGAGAATAAAGAAGAACTGACCCCACTGAAAGTGGCAAAGGGTGGCCTGGGAGCCATACTTAAAAGAATGGTGGAAGGGTAG
- the ATG4A gene encoding cysteine protease ATG4A codes for MESVLSRYENQITILSDYLEEFPETDEPVWILGRQHHLNTDKSKLLLDISARLWFTYRRKFSPIGGTGPSSDAGWGCMLRCGQMMLAQALICRHLGRDWQWEKHKKQPEEYHRILRCFLDRKDCCYSIHQMAQMGVGEGKSIGEWFGPNTVAQVLKKLALFDEWNSLAVYVSMDNTVVIEDIKKMCWSPPQSSSAAHSSAHVHRSALGRNKNTAGFCTGWKPLLLIIPLRLGINHINPVYIDAFKECFKMPQSLGALGGKPNNAYYFIGFLGNELIYLDPHTTQSFVDSEENGTVDDQSFHCQQAPHRMKIMNLDPSVALGFFCKEECDFDNWCSLVQKEILKQQSLRMFELVQKHPPHWPPFVPPTKPEVTTTGAELIESTDKLFELEEEFEILSV; via the exons ATGGAGTCGG TTTTATCTAGGTACGAAAACCAGATCACTATTTTGTCTGACTACTTAGAAGAATTTCCAGAAACCGATGAGCCAGTGTGGATTCTGGGAAGGCAACACCACCTAAACACAG acaAATCTAAGTTATTGTTGGATATAAGTGCTCGTCTCTGGTTTACATATAGAAGAAAGTTTTCACCTATTG GAGGCACCGGCCCTTCCTCTGATGCTGGCTGGGGATGTATGCTGCGGTGTGGGCAGATGATGCTGGCGCAAGCACTGATCTGCAGACACTTAGGAAGAG ATTGGCAAtgggaaaaacacaaaaaacaaccaGAAGAATATCACAGAATCTTACGGTGCTTTCTAGATAGAAAGGATTGCTGTTATTCCATCCACCAAATGG CACAGATGGGTGTCGGAGAGGGGAAATCAATTGGAGAATGGTTTGGACCAAATACAGTTGCTCAAGTACTAAA GAAGCTTGCTTTATTTGATGAATGGAATTCATTAGCAGTTTATGTATCTATGGACAACACAGTGGTCATTGAAGACATCA agaAAATGTGCTGGTCCCCTCCCCAGAGCAGCAGTGCGGCCCACAGCAGTGCACATGTGCACAGAAGTGCTCTTGGCCGAAATAAGAACACAGCAGGATTCTGCACAGGCTGGAAGCCCCTCTTGCTTATTATACCTCTACGGCTAGGGATAAATCACATAAATCCAGTATATATCGATGCGTTTaaa GAATGCTTTAAGATGCCACAGTCTTTGGGAGCATTAGGAGGGAAACCAAATAATGCCTATTATTTCATAGGATTTTTag GCAATGAGCTGATCTATTTGGACCCTCACACCACTCAAAGTTTTGTAGACTCAGAAGAAAATGGTACAGTTGATGACCAGAGCTTCCACTGCCAGCAAGCCCCACACAGAATGAAGATCATGAATTTGGACCCTTCAGTAGCTTTA GGCTTCTTTTGCAAAGAAGAATGTGATTTTGATAACTGGTGTAGTCTTGTACAAAAG GAGATCCTAAAGCAACAGAGCCTACGGATGTTCGAGCTGGTCCAGAAGCACCCACCGCACTGGCCTCCTTTTGTACCGCCAACAAAGCCTGAAGTGACAACCACGGGAGCAG aactcaTTGAATCTACTGACAAGCTGTTTGAATTGGAAGAAGAATTTGAAATCCTGAGTGTATGA